The Hippoglossus hippoglossus isolate fHipHip1 chromosome 16, fHipHip1.pri, whole genome shotgun sequence genomic sequence CATGTCCTGACTCGCTGTCTGACTGTGGCAGTCCTGGAGCAGACTCTTGCCTAATATTGATTGGCTTGTCTGTGTGGAGACAGATGAATGCATTAGTACCCAGCTCACCCTGCCATTGGAAATATATTAAGTTCATGTATTAGGCACCCTgtctggttgccatggagatgcACCGGGAGTGAGGGACTTGGGGGGGAGGATGGGAGACGAGTGGGGGATACAGGATGTGATGAGGCAGTCGACTTGATTTGTAGTCctgctccctcttcctcttcccccctGCCTCTGTCACttgtgtgtcctctcctccctcctccaccttttcttcctctccctcatttcattttcttttcaccctGTTACATTCTCTCTCCACTAGTTTTAGAAATTTCTAAACTCCACCAATGTGCACTTTCACCGCTCACTATTGATTTTGTCATCCCCTTTGGTTccctttttttctgcttttttggggggggggctttcacaCACCGTCTTGTCATCCCCGCACCACCAGTCTAGACTTTTATTCCTCGTGGGCTTTTTCTCCACGTACTGTATATAAGCATGTAACTCCCTCTTCgtctgactccccccccccatccaccccactgctgccgctgcctcCCTCCTTGGCGCGCTCCATCTCTGTGCTCTGCAGTAAAACTGGTGCATTAAGGCAGCAGGAAATGGGGAGTAGAGACAATAGAATGGAGGGAAGTGTAGAGGGGAGTCTGATGCTCTCCCCTTAAACCCAAGcatgttgaaaaaaattatttcacAACCTTACATTTAATAACATGTGACATGCACACAAAATTCAGATTCAAGGCTTTATTTTGTAAGATCCTGGAACACAAATCCTTCGAACTTCTGTCACAATGAGACCAGgatttaaccctttgatacacaacatgggtcaaaagtgactcgactcagttttttttctatttctttgcAGTGAAtcaatttcatcattcagtatttcaggtattccccaattaacttgtttttgactatcacaaatccttatttaaatAAGTCCTTACTTTTTGAATAAGAATCTGTGTACATccatattcatttcctgtgttatttcatgcatgagtgtttctttgctatatttttgaaataaatgtattttattatttaatattctaagtatacgttaaatatcttgtttttgattaccacaaatcattattttccattttcctttcttactttataaacaaatctatgttttgtatttctaaatcacttttacacacatgggtcaaaatgacccatacagtatgtattcactacAGAACACCTGCcatacatttcacacagctgcttttgcacatctgatgcatgtaagtcttattttacaatccattaccagtgagaaagaaatatatacaatgctaactagctgttagctagctagcttctcttctggctagctaaccatagctagatcaacaaaataaaactccaaatataacagtatatacttaatagactgattgatatgcatttgataaagagtgttagtatggctggtcgcaatcatttcagacttaaGGTTGGTCATAAAGATGCTGTATGAAGAACCgaaagaggaaaatgaggaggcaaacttggtcttgattctgagtctgaaatttctgatgctgaggacctaCTATGTTCTACACAGGATCAAGCTTGAGTTGTGgatgtgtcttggaatccagctctcctaaatggagaaggctcctttgatgataTAGAAGATGAGTCTTCAAAGTCATCAAAGAAGCCTTGATCCCaaatgaagaaggaagaataagCTATAAAAGAACACCCAACCATGCCTGAAATaccacaggaaatgaatacggtTCATGTTTGACCCATGATCTGCATTAGAAggggtttgcatagcttgtgtatcaaagggttaaatatatactgtttacacacacacctttgtttAGTGGGATACTTGCATTAGAAAATGTGCCCCTCTGCTCTGCGGCTCGTGTGTGTTAGCTTGCTGTTCGGCACCTCTCTGAGCTGCTATCAGTGCTTCGTTGATGTGCAGGAGAGTCTTCGTCTCTGCTGGGGTCACATTCTGACAGAGTACAACATTAGAAACATTGACGCCTGCTTCAGGAAGCTGGACCGTATATTCAACAACAATGAGAGGGTGTTGGAGGCTGGCAGAGTCGGTGAGGCAAATTATCTTACAATAAAATGAGCAAACCATGCAGCTCTAGACAATTAGTGATGGCAGTTGGGTTAtactgtgtgtgatgtgtgtcccTCTTGCAGGTAAAGGTTATGACAAACGGCTGAAGGAACTTTTGGATGCAGAGATTCTGCCCATGGTTGAGGAATTCGACCTCAAGCTGAACGACGGTAACTAATCTGCTGCTCTGATCCACACATAACTGCAAATAAATGAGTCTTTAAAGCGTCGGAATTGTTAAGTGAGGTCAGAAACGGAGGGAAGGTAGAAATGAGAGATTTCAAAATGATGCCCTGAAGCACACAATTCACCAGGATGTGTTGAACCaaatatttctttcttcttcctcctcctcctccttctcctcctcctcctcctttccatCTATCAGACACAGTGTATGAGAAAAGGTTTCAGACAGCGGCAGACAATTTCATcgcagctgcctccaaactgcCTAGAGGTGAGACATGGTCTCttcccatctcctccatcttttcatCTATAGGGAGGCCTGGATTAGGTCATTACAGCTCCATCTGATCCCTGTACTCACTCTGTAATAAAGTAGTTACAGCCTTTCAAGAACTGTGAAAACTACTGAGGAGCAGTCAGGCTGAACAGATGTTTGCATCAGTCGTCTGATCAAAATAAAACGTTTTAACTGTCTTTCATTCCTTTCACAGTCTCTGGATGTTTCCCTCCATGTGGTCAGTGcctttattcttttctttgtctgttcaaaatcattatttctgttAACACAAACAAGGTCTTGTATATTAATCCATGCATCAGCCTTACAATATAGGTTGAATGCCTTCTCCAGGATTCCAGAGTGAAGGTGCAGTGTACAACTGTGTTACCTGCCAGTATGACTCCTGTGAATTCCCTCTCGACTGTCCTGGTGAGTATTGGTAATAATCTGTCCAACACATTGGATTACAGATACTGTTACATCGCAATTTTCAAGTGGGAAAAGAGGGTGTGCTAATCCAGACTTGACACATCCTTACATAACGATATTTTCACCTTTATAAGCGTTCGCTCTTGATCATTTAAATGCTCCTCTTCTGATCCTTGAAATGCTCTTAGCGGAAAGTCAGGATTTGAAAAAGAGACTGAGGcaaggttttattttcacacattataATGTATCTTTTGCATAGAGCCCCCAAGGTACTCTTTAAGTCCTTGGCTTCTTTATGCAAGGTGACAGTTGACTCCCACACATGACGGTGTTCGTATCAACCCCGTGCAGCACAGCCACTGTGTTGCATATcatcacttttactccactCCTCAGAGACCGGGCTTAAGTATTATCATTAAGGAGGACTCAGAGCGCAAGAGCTGCCCCCCTGTGAATGTTATCTGCgtgtgtgcgactgtgtgtgtgtgtgtgtttctgactgTGTGGGTGGCTGTGTTTATTTCAGTTAAAGAAATTAAAGTAATGGAGAACAGCAGGAGCCGAATGAGGTGCGACGTGCCGTTTCACCTACCAAACGACATCCAGGTAATCTGGAGGTTTGCAGAAGAGGTATGCACATGgtgaactagaatggcactcagtagagctcatatgTCCtctaaggcccaacagcccttttatgaaatcacatttaaaggttcagtgtgtagaatctagtgacatccagtggtgacgttgcatgttgcagctgaatacccctcacctcaccttccccTTACAAACATGAAAgggaacctgtggtagccttcagttttcataaaaactcaaaaggtgtttagtttgtccagtttgggctactgtaaaaaaaaacatggcggcctccgtagagaggaaccactcccgatgtaaatattaggtatttatatataaaggaCACATTCtatggtaaagaaaacaacaacttgtacaatttagatgaaacacgaaagtgaaaacatcactaggattattttatattcaaattctgCCAATAGATACCTCTCACCTAAAtcatacacactgaacctttataTCCACTAgttccaattttttttatttggatccgcacacttataaatatcagtccccgaAACATGATCCCTGAAttaatctctgagaaatcaacgttTTTCTAGTCATATTAAATCTGCCATCTGTGATCCCTGCATGTAGACCTGAGGTGTTTCTTCCTGCAGGTGAGAACGCAGCGAGTGGATCAGTTTAAGGAAGTGACTGTAGGGGTGGACAGGCTTTATTCCATCCCGTCTACAAAGTTGCATCATCAAGGCAGCTACCTGTGTGAGATCTACTCAGGCCGGCGCTCCATAGTGAGACTGTACTTCTATATCGCAGgtaacaagatgctccacttTCAGgggaaaataattaatatagTGTGATGGATATTTACCACTGGGAGTTTCATTTGAGCTGAGACACAAAACCACTCATTCGTACTTCAGATGAAAATCTGCTCAGATGCAGCAAAAGTGAAACCGggagtaaatatattttatgaaagATTTTTTTCGTCATCATTTAAGTGTTTGAGAAGAGTGTGGAAGAAACGATTCAATTCTCATCCATATATTTTGATCATGTTTAATGGTCAAATCATTTTTGGTTggtgaaataatgttttctgtgGGTACAGATTTAACTTGAGTTCTGGTCTAATGTTTCCGGAGATAACACATAGAAATAGATGAATGTATTCTCTATGACGTCTTCTTAAGTAATTATAAAACACTGGAGACTAAGGAGAAGCAAAAACACAGCTCATTTAATACCTGAGGAGAAATACTGTTAAAATCTAgacaaaaatgatttaaattgtgctacataaagtaaaaacataGAGAAATCGATCTGTGCAGATATATTAATGAGTGGATGTGTATTTATGCCTTTTCATGCAGAATAGCATCTGTGCATGAGTGTAAGTACACATGTATCTTCGTATTCGGTATTAGTGCAAATGCTTCCTGCACTCTGCTGCATGAAGGATgcactttctttcttattggtTCCCTTCTTTCTCTACAACATTCATTTAATACGTTGTTAGGCTTCATTCAACTTTTTCTTTACAGTAAACACAGTTTTTATATTACATTGCATCCTCCCAAAACCCTTCACCATCATTTTTTACATCTTACTTAATGTGAGTTCcaatcatcccctcatcccctcctctcatcatccctctctctctctctctctctctctctctctctctctctctctctctctctctctgtctctctagtGACCCCCCAGGTTGTGGCAGGCCatacagagctgcaggagataTTCGACCTGTCTCTTCTCCCAGGAGGCCGGTTACTCCCTGCGCCTGACGTTCctcctccccaccaccacctcctccctttGTCACCGCTCCACATGGCCTGTTtaactgctctgctgctgctgctgttcctctccCTCGGGTAAAACATGAACTGCATGGAAAGTTTGAATGCAAGATGCCAGATGCAgggtgtatatgtgtatatatatactgtatatatgactTTCTGTGTGGCATTTGCATGTTCttctcatgtctgtgtgggttttctctgggtacctCATTGCagattgggtttaggttaaTTGGACACTCTAAATTGATTGTAggtatgaatgtgagtgtgagaggTTCCTTGTCTTCGTATGTTGGCCTTGTGATGATGAGCCAGCAATATATGtagattacatttatttatgtcttatTTTCATATATTAAGTTTATATATTAGTGTCAtatctccttcttttctttggCTGCTCCAGGGCTCTGCATTTGTCAGTACTATCCGAACAAACTGATGAACGTGAAGAATCAAGATCCTGGGAGTTAGAAAGTAGTGAAATGTTGTGAATGTAGtgatttcatatatatatatatatttcatacttGTACATAGGTAAATTAACCTTGTTCTGCTTTgagtcaaattccttgtatgtgtaggCATACatggccaataaagctgattctgaaataaaataatttcacCAGGCCTCTGGTTCCAATACAGTCTTACGTCATGGCTTATAGAAAACCTGTGTTTGACTCCTTCCACCACTAGAGGGCAGGATGAGCACCTTTATCAGTGGTTCTTCTATTCTGTGCTGTATTTTTTCCTTCGTGACAGACAGTGGTGGAAAGAGCAACTGCCTCTACATTCAATTGGAGATACTTTTTATGCTGCTTGACACTAAactttgtctgttttaaaacgTCATGAGTAAAGTTATGAGGAAGAATAAGccacaaatataaaacaaaataaatataacccCCCCCGAAACTTAGCACATTTCAATGATAACActtttttaacagatttcttTTAAGCTCTTTATCTTGCTACATGTTTTCTTCGACTTatgatttaaatactttatttaaatcCACTAACTGTGTCATGAAAACGGTAAAGAAATAAGATTCAGTTAAATGTTTTGGGTTTAGACATCACAAATAAAAAGGTGGTCCACGTTCCTATTGTACTTTAGTTCATCACCACCAACATGAAAACTGTGACAGTTCTTGTCAACGGCTGCGCTGGCTTCTCTGCAGGCCAGGAAATACAGAGGCACTAAAGTTAGACAGTGAATTGATCTTGTGGCGTGATAATATCCATTATGATGCAATATATTAGATATAATAAGGCTGCTTTTTGGGTGAAGGGTAATGTAAATATGAAGAGATTGCTTTGCATTGTGACAGTGTGGATGCTGCAGTACATTTTGGAAATGGTGGagaaaacaatggaaaacaGTATTGGAAGGAATGTTGAATGgaaatggactgtatttaca encodes the following:
- the LOC117776412 gene encoding sperm acrosome membrane-associated protein 6 yields the protein MCPSALRLVCVSLLFGTSLSCYQCFVDVQESLRLCWGHILTEYNIRNIDACFRKLDRIFNNNERVLEAGRVGKGYDKRLKELLDAEILPMVEEFDLKLNDDTVYEKRFQTAADNFIAAASKLPRVSGCFPPCGFQSEGAVYNCVTCQYDSCEFPLDCPVKEIKVMENSRSRMRCDVPFHLPNDIQVIWRFAEEVRTQRVDQFKEVTVGVDRLYSIPSTKLHHQGSYLCEIYSGRRSIVRLYFYIAVTPQVVAGHTELQEIFDLSLLPGGRLLPAPDVPPPHHHLLPLSPLHMACLTALLLLLFLSLGALHLSVLSEQTDEREESRSWELESSEML